One genomic segment of Odocoileus virginianus isolate 20LAN1187 ecotype Illinois chromosome 17, Ovbor_1.2, whole genome shotgun sequence includes these proteins:
- the DYNLL2 gene encoding dynein light chain 2, cytoplasmic, with the protein MSDRKAVIKNADMSEDMQQDAVDCATQAMEKYNIEKDIAAYIKKEFDKKYNPTWHCIVGRNFGSYVTHETKHFIYFYLGQVAILLFKSG; encoded by the exons ATGTCTGACcggaaggcagtgatcaagaatgCAGACATGTCTGAGGACATGCAGCAAGATGCTGTTGACTGTGCCACACAGGCTATGGAGAAGTACAACATAGAGAAGGACATTGCTGCCTATATCAAGAAG gAATTTGACAAGAAATATAATCCTACCTGGCACTGTATCGTGGGCCGAAATTTTGGCAGCTACGTTACACATGAGACAAAGCACTTCATCTATTTTTACTTGGGTCAAGTTGCAATCCTCCTCTTCAAGTCAGGCTAG